ATTGGCAAAAGAAGAGAGGTAATAATATAAGAATTTAATTTAAGTATTTGCTTTGCACACAATAATTATATCCTCGTGACAACAGAGAAATTCACGTTAGCACCTTTAAAAAAATATTCGAGcagcacaaaaacacacagttTTTCTTGAAAATTCTCAAATGTACAAAATAACAGAGTTTTGGTACACAATACTACTTTACAAAATGTGGCACACATAGGTTTGAACATTTAAAGTGAGAGTTATGTAgaggtaaaaaaacaacaacaacagcaatggATCTGCATTCATTTGACATACATATATAACAACTTCGTAATTACGTCGCTTTGGTTTTTATTTGAGAAAATATAACAAAGCAAATTTGTGCGTTTGCATATAACTGTGTAGAGAAGTACAATTATTCGTTCTTGAAACAAGGTCCCGAAGTCAACGTCAGCAGATATCCGCATAGAAAAAAATCATCAACTTCTCCGTCTTACGATTATTTCCATAGTCTTTTTAGTGAAAATAGTTCGGCTCACAATCTCAGAGCTTGCCAGACTTTGGCATGGAATATAATCATTCCTCCATGTGGACACCTACCAAAACTCACCAGTCGGACTGCTGTATGTGCAGGGTGATACTATTTTCAGGAAATCAATtagttaaaaacaaacaagcaggtGTCTGTTGATTAAGAAATCaatgtatcaaaagaagagtcctCACTCTGCACAGATAGATTAACTTCACGTTTCAATAACATCAATATTTTACTTCAGCCTAGCTGTTTGTCCGGCCCGTCTTGATGCATGGTTAGAACAATAATGTCACTGATTGGATCATTCTCATCGCAGCCGTTTTCCGATCAACGGTACGCATCGACACTGTCGCATTCGATGTGTAGATGCTTGTCTCATTCTCTTTTCAACGTGTTGTGTTCagcgtcttcttcttcgttcatgggcttggactcccacgtacactcgtgtttttgcacgaatggaattttacgtgtatgaccgtttttaccccgccatttaggcagccatacgccgctttcggaggaagtgTCCAGCGTCTGATGAGATACATCATCAAGAGCTCTCTAATAATTGGGTTGTTACCAGTGTCTCTAATAATTGGGTTGTTACCAAGATTTGTAGGACTGCCCTTAACTGGACACCAGAGGGGAAGCGCAAGAGAGGAAGACCCAAGAACACCTGGCGACGAACGGTGGAAGGAGAACTGAAGACCCTGAACGTATACGTGGGGTACCATCCAGAGACTCGCCCAGAACTTTCACAGACAGGGGTGGAGGTCCTTGGTTGCGGCCCTAAAATGCCAACCGGCATGACAGGCAGCGAGCAAACAAGTACCAGGATTTGCCGAACTTGGCCACAGTGGCCGCAGAATTTCGGCATATTTCGCAAGTTTTCGGCTTTTTTTGGCGTCATCGTTCTCCAAACGAGAAATGTCCTGCATTTCTGTCGAAATGACGGCAACAGTTTCGGCGATTTAAAAGGAGTATTGGCGGTTTGCCGACCACCTTCGCCAAACTACATTCCTGCTGTTcggtaacttcttcttcttcttcttcttcttcttcgtcaatggggtgaaactcccacgttcactcatgtttttttcacgagtgggtttttacgtgtaggcctatgaccgtttttaccccgccattcaggcagctatacgccgctttgtggggaagcatgctgggtattctcgtgtttctttaacccaacgaactctgacatggattgcaggatcttttccgtgcgcacttggccttgtgcttgcgtgtacacacgaaggcactagcaggtctgcacataagttgacctgggagatcggaacaatctccacccttaaccacccggcggccgcagccgggatttgaactcacgaccttccgattaagaggccgatgtATTATCCACTAttccactgcgcccgtctgctGTTCGGTAACGAGAGCTATGATCTCATTGCAGAGTTggcgaaaaatccactgtcacaGCTGGACAAGAACTGTTCCGCAGTGATGGAGTTGCCGCCGTTTGATTGGTGGGTTTGGAGCCTGCGCAGTGTGTCGAAATTAAAGCGGTACGTGTAGCGgcgacctttgacctttttcagtATCTGTCGGTCGTAGTAGTAACGCAGGGCACGGCTCACCTGgtggaggaaaaaagaaaaagtttgagGTCAGACGAAGACATGTACATGTTTATCTGGCAAAATAAAAGCAAGGGTAATTAAATTAATAGTAATCATTACCTACtaagaaaaaacaatgaaaatatgAACGGAAAATCTGTCAAAAAGTGTCCGAAAATCTTGACGCCAAAGTAGCAAAGATTCAATCGATGAATCGATGAATGAACTaatccatccattcatccatccatccctcCATCTATTCATCCATTAATCCATCCGTCCCtcactcaatcactcactcGCTAACTCAAGCaagaaagcaagcaagcaagcaagaaaacaagcaagcaagcattcCTTCGctcgaaagaaagaaagaacgaacgaaattaaagaaagaaagaaagaaagaaaatagaaggaaaaaaacgaataaacaaacgaacacagacacatatcAAGAACAGAAATGAACAATCACACTCTCGACGTCATAAAACACAATGACGTATAATTCACCACGCACCTTGTCATACGTCATCCTGGGTTTGTTACGTCGGCAGCCCCATCGTCGCGCCACCTCGTCAGGGTCGGTGAGGGTGAAGagtccctccctctcccccccatctccctctcgctcccctcccTCATCCTCCCACCGAATGCAGGACTCGTTCCTCGGTTCCGTCAGAAGTTCCAGAAGAAACTGCCACAGTTGCAGTTGACCTCCGCCTGAAACAAACATGCAGGAGATAATTATAATGATGCGAGAGCCGAACCATGGTGAATACCCATATTATCCtacctacatacgtgagagagacacccgtgagctaataatcgttcaaatcacacgtgtgtatatcatgtaaatgaggtcatgtcaagcaagtctggcgcAAGGATCtgttttttccactgcttttgatgccaaagtcaccgagacaaacgtcattatagaaacaaaaattgcgctcgctaaattaccctcgatgaatctttagaactaacacgtcacgccatactttcagagtgacgtttctttgctttgacgtaatagattgcacgaggctttagaagagatcgaggttccaaaacaagcgtcttcaatttagctgcctcgactacAGGACATTATCAGTAAAATACacataagtacagtatgtaggataaacagaatactacatggcttgctgtgtcgtaccacatttacactcgttgcttttttcaaatagtgaacagctcgctttcgctcgcagtttaatatttaaaaaaaaaaaaactcgtgtaaaattggtacgacacagcaagccatgtagacGTATTCTCTGTTTTTCAGACcttccaaaatctgagaaaattaggccgtaaaaaggaaggagtcttacaGAGAATCTGAAAAAGTTAGGTCCTCTTTATTTAAGTTAAAATACTAAggcacagaaagagacagagggagggtagggttgggtggggtgtgtgtggggtgtgtgtgtgtgggggggggggactgaggATGAGGGTTTAGAGTTGCAGGAGGGAGATAGTGAGCAAGGAAGAAGACAGGGGTGGTGGAtgtgagaggagagagagacactgaccatttatttttatttttcgagggtaacaaAAAGCAAGAAGCAGACggtttttttacatccagccctcgcccatgagaGGGAtttagagagaaagatagagagagtgagataaacagacagacaaacagagaaagacagagacagagacacagagagagagagagagagagagagagagagagagagagagagagagagagagagagagagagagagagagagagagagagagagagagagagagagaaggcgaaggcgaatttttatcatttgcatcaaacacaatgtttatGTACAAGGGGGGAGAAAAAATAATTTACAGGTGAACAAAGTGGACGCCAacttgaccgtccggaagcaaagcaacatagagagagagagagagagagagagagacagagacagagagacagagagagacagacagagacagacagacagagacagacagacagacatagacagagagacaagacagacagacagacggacagacagacaggcaggcagacagagacgcCGATGGAACAATACAGACGTACACTTATTTCCACTACACTACACTATCACACACTCATCATAAATTAATCAACTCCAACAAACTCGCTGCAGGCCTGCAATCACACGATACACTTATTTCAAGCAGCAGCCAGCCAAACGGTCAAAGGGGGAGAACTCGACTATAATCATTACCCTAAGCCAGCAGCGGTTACAAGCCTTTGGACTCGCTATACGCTGAGACCTTGCAATGTCGATTTGTTGGTCTTGTTACTTGAAACGCGCCATAAAGGGACCACGACAAATGTCACCAGCCCTGCCCACAAGCccttgtcttaaaaaaaaaaagatgaaataAGTATTGATTAATAACAGCTCGCTCCTACCTATCTCTCTGATTCCCTCTCACTCTATCAACCTTCCCGCTCCGCTCCTCAAACGACAACCTCAAACTCAACATACCTCACACAAAACTCAAAACTGCAGGCCAACGCTCTTTCTCCTTTCAAGCCCCCACCAACTGGAactcactacctctccccctccgtcaacaacagtctttGGAAGCATTCAAATCTGGCCTCaagacttttcttttccctAAATAATCCTCAGACTACAGTGCCGCTACACCCCCCACTTCACCCGCAAGCCTAATTCAGAGCAGTTGTAAATAGCCATGTACATACTTATTATTTggaattttcttttctttttcatgcttacttttgagtgccgtgtctctgtttgtgttgttgccttgtcatcttcatgtaatttatgcgtaagtgtatatgagtgtgcatgatttgtaaatgcgaaagaatgtgtatgagtgcgccttgagtcgccttatggtgagatatgtgcgcgttataaattctcgtattattacacccccggtataggggtgtgtataggattcggtcgatgtgtttgtttgtttgtttgtgtgtttgtgttcgcatatagatctcaagaatgaacggaccgatcgtcaccaaacttggtgaacaggttctatacattcctgagacggtccttacaaaaattgggaccagtcaaacacacggttagggagttattggtggattaagattctacaaggacttatagagggacatattaatggtcaaagggaaataaccttctcagttggtggcagtgagaatggtaaggacgggggtgtttttcctacctcggaggaatttcttgttattattattattattagtagtagtagtagtagtagtagtagtagtagtagtatacaTGCGTAGAGTGCTCACCCCTGATCAACATGGCGGCCGTGTGTCTGAGGCGCTGCTGCTGGTCTGGTTGTAGGCTTGGTGAACCTGCGTCTGGAACACAAACATCATCATTGATTTTGGCAAACACATCGGTCAGCAAACCTAGGGTCAAACCCACGTAAATATACACAAACTGTCGGTGTTTTGCTGTAAGACTGATCGAAGAGCTACAGACAGAACTTTGTTCCCATCCCCATACTTATATTCTTGTGGTATAAATTAATGAACACTTTTCAAGCGAtatcaagaaaaaaaagaagatgaaaGTGACAACAAAGACACCTATctgtttaccccccccccccccctcccccagcctCCCCCGCTtcccaccaaaaacaaaaacaaaacaaaaagacaaataatAACGCTTTGTTGCAAACTTGATACAGATGTTACGACCCGGACATCATATTTCgcgcagaaaaaaaaccccacccagAGGGATGAGATAAATATCTGTTAAAGTCAATGACTGAATCCATTTAACAGTCGATTAACCAAGCTTACCTTGCATTTGAGAAGTGTCTGACGCAATAAGCTGCATGACGTCAGTGAGGTGCGAATCGACGTCAACCTTGGGCGTAGCAGGCGACCACGTGACGTCACCATTTGACGTCACACATTGTTCTTGCTGATGCGCGCAGCTCGAGTCAGCAGCGGCATCGAAAGTCATATAGTCCATagacaagggagataactcctCATAGTTCGCGCAGATCCCTGCTGCCTTCATTTGCATATGCTCCTCGTAGCtcggaggaggaagaggaaggggAAGTGGTTGCTGGGTCACATGACCAAGGGAGAAATCACGTGAGTGCACGGTCGGCTCCGCAGCGTCGACGGTTCTGGCACACGATTGGCTGATGTCTAAATAGGTCAGCTCCCCGGCGTAACTATTGACGTTGAAGCTGTCATAGCAGTTCTGCTGCGCGAAGTTGTTGCACAAATTGGCGTAGAAAAAGTCTTGTTCTGACGTCATCATGGCGTCCTTGGTGGCGCACGGGTACGGCGGCGATGACGACATTGAGGTGAAGGATGACGACGAACACGATGACGATAGAGACGATGAAAGTGATGAGGACGAAGAGTCAGAGACTGTCGTGGACATGGTTATGTTCGGACAGgtgtgggggagaggggagggggacgaTGAAAGGTAGTCTGTCCAGGCGGAAGATGCGTGGAGGTCGCTCcatgtgacgtcatcactgACGTAAGGTTGGCTGCCGATGACGTCAGTCATTCTGAACTGatctgaagaaaacaaaaatcagtaaTAATTATTTAAGTGAGATGTTAATTACTAGTATGCTCAGCTTTCATAGCGATAGACGCAAATACCTCCGTGATCAGTTCAGAGAGAAATAGATAGGCTATCTATGTGTTTTAGAGGGAGACCTCCCAaagcgaacaaacaaacgaagctGTTAACAACACTGTAGCAAAGCCCGATAATCTAGGTAGACAGTAATCACTTCTACCTTGTTTAAACATGGGTTAGGCCCACacaacaaaaatagtctgtttacggtatccatACCGActctattttttcgcgcgaccgtagacttttttttggcatttggggggaaaaaaaagaagaaaaaaagtctttgttttttggcaaaataacttaaaaatatgtttttgggggaaaaaaaagaaaaaaaaaatcccgacctaccgaccctattatttttttcctatgttaccgtaaacagactaaacAATGTTTTGCCTTATATACAAGGTCTATGCAGtcgtgaaagaaaaacaaagactgTCTTTTCTTTATCTTGTGAAAAACTAGCCAACCAACCCCTTATTCCATTTCCCCGAtcttctctcctccccccccctccctctcccccaccACCCACGTGACCTTTTTGTACGTCATGCACGACTTGAAATAAGCTGACAACAAAGATGAAGACATTGACATAGTTAGACGCATAACAATGCTTTGAGAAAATGCGGAGAaaacattgagagagagagagagagagagagagagagagagagagagacagagacagagagacagagagagagacagagacagagagagagacagagagagagacagagagacagacaaagagacagacaaacagagaaagagagagagagagagagacagagagagagagacagagagagagagagacagagagagagacagagagagagacaaagagacagacagagagagagacagagagagagacaaagagacagacagagagagagagagagagagagagagagagagagagagagacaaagagacagacagagagacagagacagagagagagacagagagagagacaaagagacagacagagacagagggagagagccGCCATCCATGCCAATGAGCAAAACTGGGAATCCTATTGCAGACAATATTTCTAACCCCGCCCATAAtttctcatccccccccccccccccccctctctcactgCACTACTGCCCCCCTTTCCAAACACGACAGAGCTATTGTTTTTGTGAGAGCCTCTGTTGTTTAAATACCACTCGATGTCAGCGTTGGTGTCCGCGTTCCTTAAAATGCATCGGGTTTACCGAAATAGTAGAAGGGTTTTGTCATCAGGCAGGAGAGCGAAATGGAATCATCATTTTACGGGGAACGTTTGGTTATGTCATGCGGTTTTCGTTGAAATGTCAAATGACTGCAACCTGTGGTGGGTGCCCAATGCAAGCAGTTTCTgtgtgattgtctgtctgtgtggctgtttgtgtgtgtgtgtgtgtgtgtgtgtgtgtgtgtgtgggtgggtgtgtgtgtgtgtgtgtgtgtgtgtatgtgtccgtcGCTCTTTAAGGATATGttgaagaagaaacaacaaaaggtaaacaagtcgcgtaaggcgaaaatacaacatttagtcaagtagctgtcgaactcacagaatgaaacggaacgcaatgcaacgcagcaagaccgtatactcgtagcatcgtcagtccaccgctcatggcaaaggcagtgaaattgacaagaagagcggggtagtagttgcgctaagaaggatagcacgcttttctgtacctctcttcgttttaactttctgagcgtgtttttaatccaaacatatcatatctatatgtttttggaatcaggaaccaacaaggaataagatgaaagtgtttttaaattgatttcgacaatttaattttgaaaataatttttatatatttaatttttagagcttgtttttaatccaaatataacatatttatatgtttttggaatcagcaaatgatggagaataagatgaacgtaaatttgtatcgttttataaaagaaatatttttttttaaatgttcagatttttaatgactaaagtcattaattaatttttaagccaccacgctgaaatgcaataccgaagtccgggcttcgtcgaacaatacttgaccaaaatttgaaccaatttggttgaaaaatgagggcgtgacagtgccgcctcaactttcacgaaaagccggatatgacgtcatcaaagacatttatcaaaaaaaataaaaaaacgtatggggatatcatacccaggaactttcatgtcaaatttcataaagatcggtccagtagtttggtctgaatcgctctacacgcacgcacacacacacacacatacacacacacatacaccacgaccctcgtctcgattcccccctcgatgttaaaacatttagtcataacttgactaaatgtaaaaataagggAATAAACATTAAACTCTcagactgtttgtctgtctctgtgtgtgtgactgtgtttgtgtctgagcGTTTAATGTTTATTCGCTTATTTtttagacagacagtcacacggacagactcacacacacacatacacacacacacacacacacatacacacacacgcacacacacacacacacacacacccacacacacacacacacgcatacccacacacacacacacacaaacacacacacacacacacacacgcacgcaaacacacacacacacacacatacacgcacacacacacacacacacacacacacacacaaacaactctcttcccctccctctctctctctctctctctctctctctctctctttttctctctctccatgtctctctctctctctccatctgttgAAGAACAGCTGGGGAAAATGAGAAGATTGGGGAGGGGGACTGGGAGGGGGAATAAATACATGACATCATTGTTTATATTACCCTCCGTAATAATCACGTGACACAACAGCACGTGAGTCAAAGAGAACACACAAGACACCCGCAGACAATCATACAGATAGATAGAGacacggacaaacagacaggcatacagacagacagacagacagacagacagacggacaggcggacagacaaaaagaaagagagtgagagagagagagaaagagagtgagagagagagagagagagagagagagagagagacagagacagagagagagagaaaaaaagacagagagagagagagagagacagagagagacagagacagagagagacagacagagacagacagacagacagacagacagacagacagatagacaaagagacagaaaatCTGAGTTAAGACTCtgagggactgagagagagagagagagagagagagagagagagagagagagagagagagagagagagagagagagagagagagagaaagacagaaagagacggACTCGTGAGGGAGgacaggagggagggagagagagagagagagagagagggagacagaaagagaaagacagacagacagccacagagacagacggacagagacagccagccagccagccagccagacagacagacagtgacagtgacagtccgtgagacagacacagagacagacagacagacagagagagactgagacaatgagagagtgtgtgtgagagagactgagagagagagactgagagagagagagagagagagagagagagagagagagagagagagagagctagaggcAGGGGCAGGGAGGGAAGGTGGGGGTGGCGGGGAAAACCACGTGTTTCGCATTGATAACAGCCGGCAGGTTGGCGGCATTTATTATAATGTCGTCCTTTGTTTATCCTTCTCGTCGTCTCACTTCCGGTTTGTCTCGGATTTTCGTGCCCTAACTCCTACCGCTGAAGGACTAGGATTCAGTGCAATTATGTACGAAGTACTATTCCATTTAGATATAGCTTTTACATACAGCTACCGGATGAGTAAAACAACTTGAAGTTCTATAACACATAAACGGAAAATTGTATTCCAATTGTATTCTTCTATTTCTCATTTCTTTGTATGATCTGTATCAGTGTTCTTGctgatgttgtttttgtctagttgttaGTGTTAGGTGTATCAGTTTCGCCGTATTTTATGGGAAAAAGGAACATTGAAAACCTTTTTGTCTCTCCTTTTTTGTCTGCTTCTGTACATTTCTGCTGCCACCTActgcttttcttgttgttgtgattgtTGTTAGAATATTATGAAACTTCTAACTCTAAAGAACATATCAAGTTATGGTATAAGTCTAAATGGCTGCCCGCTGAAACGTGGCACGTTTTACTGAACCAAGAATGATCATGGGACACTTAGAGACATTACTATGATGGCATACATGTCCGCGTGTAATTACAATTCTGGAGCCagccctaccccccccccccccccccccccaaacaaaaagagaaagaaacaaataaacaaacaataaccCGGCTAGGTTTAATCTATATGTTTTCATGCCAGAAGACAAAATACTTGCAGTcatgcaacaacaaacaaacatacaaacaaacacacaaacacacaaacaaacacgcacaaaaaaCCCCAAgagaacaaaaacacaaataaacaaacaagagcACAAACATCGTCCAAAAATATTACTCAGAAATCTAAAACTGTTGATTTatttaatataataataataataataaagtgtatttatattgcgcctatcccttacaaaaaacaaaaatatttggctctaagcgcattacaacatgtgtagagacttggtacaatcaagtctgacaaacaataacacaatatacagtcggtctctca
This region of Littorina saxatilis isolate snail1 linkage group LG8, US_GU_Lsax_2.0, whole genome shotgun sequence genomic DNA includes:
- the LOC138973089 gene encoding DNA-binding protein D-ETS-3-like, whose translation is MLCDQFRMTDVIGSQPYVSDDVTWSDLHASSAWTDYLSSSPSPLPHTCPNITMSTTVSDSSSSSLSSSLSSSCSSSSFTSMSSSPPYPCATKDAMMTSEQDFFYANLCNNFAQQNCYDSFNVNSYAGELTYLDISQSCARTVDAAEPTVHSRDFSLGHVTQQPLPLPLPPPSYEEHMQMKAAGICANYEELSPLSMDYMTFDAAADSSCAHQQEQCVTSNGDVTWSPATPKVDVDSHLTDVMQLIASDTSQMQDAGSPSLQPDQQQRLRHTAAMLIRGGGQLQLWQFLLELLTEPRNESCIRWEDEGGEREGDGGEREGLFTLTDPDEVARRWGCRRNKPRMTYDKVSRALRYYYDRQILKKVKGRRYTYRFNFDTLRRLQTHQSNGGNSITAEQFLSSCDSGFFANSAMRS